GCTGGACGGTTGCGGCTTAACGGAACGGGAGGCGCTGCAGGCGCTGGCTCCCTTACTCAAGGGAACGCTGGACAATGTGAGCCGCCAAGGGACAGGTCCGGCACTGACCGGGCCGATTCGCCGCGGTGATGCCGCTACGGTGCGCCGGCATATGGAGGCACTGCAGGCGGCGGGAGATATAGACAGATTGCTCTTATATCGGGCCTTGGGCCTGTATACCGTACAGATAGCTGAAAGACAGGCAGGTTTTAGTGAGGACGCGAGAAACGAATTAATAACATTGTTGAACAGTAACGGGAGGAATGAAAATGAGCGATAAAAAGATAACAGTAAGCGTGATCCGGGAACGGAAACTGGCGGGACAGGCCATTTCCATGTTGACAGCCTATGATTACAGCATGGCCGTCACCTTGGACCGGGCCGGTGTTGATATGCTGCTGGTCGGCGACTCGCTGGGCAATGTGGTGCTTGGCTATGACTCTACTTTGCCGGTAACTATGGAGGATATGATCCACCATGGCAAGGCTGTCTGCCGCGGCGCCAAACGGGCTTTGGTTGTCGTCGACATGCCGTTTATGTCCTATCAGGTGACCGTCGAGGCTGCGGTGACTAATGCCGGACGGATTATGAAGGAGACGGGAGCCCAGGCGGTAAAAGTGGAAGGCGGCGAGGAGATGGCCGAGGTTGTCAGTGCCATTGTTCGGGCCGGTATTCCGGTGATTGCCCATATCGGTCTAACCCCGCAGTCGGTGCACCAGTTGGGCGGTTTTAAGGTCCAGGGGAAGAGCCAGGCCGCCGCGCAAAAGCTGCTCAATGATGCACGGGTACTGGAAAAGGCGGGAGCCTTTGCTCTGGTTATGGAATGCATTCCGGAAGCTCTGGCCCAAAAAGTGACTCAAGCTTTGCAGATTGCGACGATTGGTATTGGCGCCGGTGCCGGTTGTGACGGACAAGTGCTGGTTATCAATGATTTATTGGGAATGTGCTCAGGCTTTACACCGAGGTTTGTCAAGAAATATGCCAATCTGGAGCGAATGATTAGCGAGTCGGTTACGGCCTATATCCGGGAGATTGGAGAAAAACAGTTTCCCGGGCCGGAACACAGTTTCCAGCTCGCTGAGGTAGAATTGGAAAAGCTTTATTAATAGGAGTGATGCAGCATGCTTATTATAGAATCAATTGCAGATATGCGACAATTTGTCAGACAGGCCTGGGCGGCCGGCAAGACGGTTGGTCTGGTGCCGACCATGGGAGCCCTGCATGAGGGGCATCTTACGTTGATGCGGCAGGCCTGTGCGGCCTGTGATGTGGTTGTGGCCAGTATCTTTGTCAATCCGATCCAGTTTGGGCCGAAAGAGGATTTTGCCGCCTATCCCCGTGATTTGGCCAGTGACAGTGAAAAAGCCGCCGCTGCCGGTGTGGCTGCTATTTTTCACCCGTCGGTGGCGGAAATGTATCCTACAGGTTTCAGCACGTACGTCCGGGTGGAGGGGATTACGGAAAAACTGTGCGGTCGTTCCCGGCCGGGTCATTTTCAGGGAGTGACAACGGTAGTTAATAAATTATTCCACATTGTTCAGCCCGACAAGGCCTTTTTCGGACAGAAGGATGCCCAGCAGGTACTGGTGTTGCAGCGAATGGTTCAGGATTTGAATATGGATGTTTCGTTGGAAGTAGTGCCCATTGTCCGCGAGGCGGACGGTTTGGCAAAAAGCTCCCGCAATGTATACCTGTCGCCAGAGGAACGACAGGCCGCCCTGGTGCTTTCCCGCAGTCTGGCCAAGGCGCAGCAGGCGGTAGCGGCCGGAGAATGCGATGTGGCGGTATTGAGGGAACTGGTCACAGAAGAAATTGCGGCACAGCCGCTGGCCACTGTCGACTATGTCGAGCTGTATGGCTATCCCGGCCTGGAGGATATCGACAGACTAAGTGGCAGGGCGCTATTGGCCCTGGCTGTTAAAATCGGTAGAACCCGGTTGATTGATAATTGTATTTTGGAGGCTAAGGCATGTTTTTAACATCATTGAAAGCAAAAATTCATTGCGCTACGGTAACGGAAGCTAATTTGCAGTATATGGGGAGCGTTACGATTGACGAGGCGCTGCTGGAAGCAGCCGGGATGTATCCCAATGAAAAGGTGCAAATCGTCAACAATAATAACGGCAGCCGGCTGGAAACCTATATAATCAAGGGCCCCCGGGATTCGGGTGTCATTTGCCTGAATGGCGCAGCAGCCCGTTTGGTACAGCCGGGGGACAAGGTCATTATTATCGCCTACGCCATGATGAGTGAGGCTGAATTTCATAGTTTCTCACCTGCTGTGGTTATGGTAGATGGCAATAACCGGCTTGTGGAGGTTCGCCACGGAGAAGTTCACGGGACTACCGGCTGATGTGGTTTTGGACAAATATCCGGTTTTCCTATGGAAAAAGGAATTGACGGAACGCCCAAAGTATATTATGATTTACTCATATATTTTGACTGTATATCACGCTGACTTTGTAGCTA
The sequence above is drawn from the Propionispora hippei DSM 15287 genome and encodes:
- the panB gene encoding 3-methyl-2-oxobutanoate hydroxymethyltransferase, yielding MSDKKITVSVIRERKLAGQAISMLTAYDYSMAVTLDRAGVDMLLVGDSLGNVVLGYDSTLPVTMEDMIHHGKAVCRGAKRALVVVDMPFMSYQVTVEAAVTNAGRIMKETGAQAVKVEGGEEMAEVVSAIVRAGIPVIAHIGLTPQSVHQLGGFKVQGKSQAAAQKLLNDARVLEKAGAFALVMECIPEALAQKVTQALQIATIGIGAGAGCDGQVLVINDLLGMCSGFTPRFVKKYANLERMISESVTAYIREIGEKQFPGPEHSFQLAEVELEKLY
- the panD gene encoding aspartate 1-decarboxylase produces the protein MFLTSLKAKIHCATVTEANLQYMGSVTIDEALLEAAGMYPNEKVQIVNNNNGSRLETYIIKGPRDSGVICLNGAAARLVQPGDKVIIIAYAMMSEAEFHSFSPAVVMVDGNNRLVEVRHGEVHGTTG
- the panC gene encoding pantoate--beta-alanine ligase, whose product is MLIIESIADMRQFVRQAWAAGKTVGLVPTMGALHEGHLTLMRQACAACDVVVASIFVNPIQFGPKEDFAAYPRDLASDSEKAAAAGVAAIFHPSVAEMYPTGFSTYVRVEGITEKLCGRSRPGHFQGVTTVVNKLFHIVQPDKAFFGQKDAQQVLVLQRMVQDLNMDVSLEVVPIVREADGLAKSSRNVYLSPEERQAALVLSRSLAKAQQAVAAGECDVAVLRELVTEEIAAQPLATVDYVELYGYPGLEDIDRLSGRALLALAVKIGRTRLIDNCILEAKACF